CTGATATTGTAAATGATATTCAACAATACCTAGATAAGAGTGATCATGAGATTCGTGAACGCTTGCCGCAATTTTATACAGATCTAAATGGCGATGGTGGTTTTATTTCCTTAGGTGAGAATGTTTGGGGACTACGGACTTGGTATCCTTATGATTCTGTGGATGAAGAGGTTAATCATCCAGAAGATGCAGAAGATGTTAAAACCCCACAAATTAAACGTGTCAATGCCTTTTTAGATGACGATGATGATGACGATGATGTCATCGACTATGATGATGATAGTACAGATGTTTTAGATGATGACAGTGATGACGATGATCAAATACCTGATTTATCCAAGTTTTCTAATGCAGAATTAGATTTTGACGATGAAGAAAATACTTTACCCGATGATGATGATTTAGATGACGGCATTGAAGGAGATTTGAGTGAATTTTCTGATGATGACGACGATGATGATGAAGATATTGATGATAAATAAACTGTTCTTTGATAAAAATGTTTGACGATTTTGCTAAATCTTTATACAATGTTATTTGGGCGCTTTATAGTGCGTTTGTAGGCTCTCTATTCTATGCTTGGTTGAATGGAGGCCTTTTTTAATTTATTCAAACTGACCTACGAGTCCACCCAGTAATCTAATAAAAGGAGATATGCGCATGACCAAATATATTTTTGTTACCGGTGGGGTTGTTTCTTCTTTAGGTAAAGGTATTGTAGCCGCTTGTTTGGGACGTTTATTGAAAAACCGCGGTTTAAAAGTTACTTTACAGAAATTTGATCCTTATATTAATGTTGATCCGGGAACAATGAGCCCATACCAACATGGTGAAGTTTTTGTAACCAATGATGGTACAGAGACCGATTTAGATTTAGGGCATTACGAAAGATTTATTGATATTGACCTTAATAAATATTCTAATGTGACAACTGGAAAAATTTATTCGGAAGTTATTCAAAAAGAACGTAAAGGTGAATACAATGGAGCAACGGTCCAGGTAATTCCGCATATCACTAATATGATTAAAGAAAAAATTATGCGTGCTGCAACAACAACTGACTCTGATGTCATTATTACTGAAGTTGGTGGAACTGTTGGCGATATTGAA
The nucleotide sequence above comes from Bombilactobacillus bombi. Encoded proteins:
- the rpoE gene encoding DNA-directed RNA polymerase subunit delta, whose protein sequence is MIEVARAILEQKGEAMTFADIVNDIQQYLDKSDHEIRERLPQFYTDLNGDGGFISLGENVWGLRTWYPYDSVDEEVNHPEDAEDVKTPQIKRVNAFLDDDDDDDDVIDYDDDSTDVLDDDSDDDDQIPDLSKFSNAELDFDDEENTLPDDDDLDDGIEGDLSEFSDDDDDDDEDIDDK